In Flavobacterium sp. N1736, the following are encoded in one genomic region:
- a CDS encoding alpha/beta hydrolase, with amino-acid sequence MTKKVNNPTKSLKIPQFIIISCKICAFISTKLVTSYAARLFTTPIKHKLPKRELEMDRKSIQNTIYIPRIDKNIVTYKYGESDRKILLVHGWSGRGTQLFKIADELLKAGYSIVSFDAPAHGKSKGKTTIMSEFIASILEIEKYFGPFEIAIGHSLGGMSVLNAIKDGLHVNKAVIIGSGDIVQDILDDFIAKLGLKQEISERLRDYFEEKYHVKMNDFSAYKSALKIQIPVLVIHDNDDPEVPVKAGIHIHNQLKNGTLYLTDGLGHRKILGNQNVIKKILEFI; translated from the coding sequence ATGACAAAAAAGGTAAATAATCCTACTAAATCATTAAAAATTCCACAGTTTATAATTATATCCTGTAAAATATGTGCTTTTATTTCTACAAAATTGGTTACCTCCTACGCAGCCAGATTATTTACGACTCCTATAAAGCATAAACTTCCAAAACGTGAGCTTGAAATGGATCGTAAAAGCATTCAAAATACAATCTACATTCCCCGGATTGATAAAAATATAGTAACTTATAAATACGGCGAAAGTGACCGAAAAATTTTATTAGTTCACGGATGGTCAGGAAGAGGTACGCAGCTTTTTAAAATTGCTGACGAACTTTTAAAGGCTGGATATTCGATTGTTAGTTTTGACGCTCCTGCACATGGAAAATCGAAAGGAAAAACGACTATTATGTCTGAATTTATCGCTTCTATTTTAGAAATCGAAAAATATTTTGGCCCATTTGAAATAGCAATTGGTCATTCATTAGGCGGAATGTCTGTTTTAAATGCAATTAAAGATGGCTTACACGTAAATAAAGCTGTAATAATTGGCAGCGGAGATATAGTTCAGGATATTTTAGATGATTTTATCGCAAAATTAGGATTGAAACAAGAAATCAGCGAACGTTTACGTGACTATTTTGAGGAAAAATACCACGTTAAAATGAATGATTTTTCAGCTTATAAATCAGCGCTAAAAATTCAAATTCCAGTTTTAGTAATACACGATAATGACGATCCGGAAGTTCCTGTAAAAGCAGGAATCCACATACACAATCAATTGAAAAACGGAACTTTATATCTTACTGATGGTCTTGGTCATCGAAAAATTCTTGGTAATCAAAATGTGATAAAAAAAATACTGGAGTTTATTTAA
- a CDS encoding endonuclease III domain-containing protein has translation MDLFGETSDWESKLKPILKKYKGKKHPLEYQNTYQLLVMVVLSAQDSDANINKIAPSLFEKYPTLNSLSKTDPETFIPYISKVRNYPTKAQWLLEIAKTIKDDKDIPLNMKELTALKGIGRKSANVILRETHKPAEGIIADLHVIRVAPRIGIIKESKDGNKVEKDLMQVLPKNIWSEIGMAISFLGRETCRPQPKCEECLIADYCQYYLTQVI, from the coding sequence ATGGATTTATTTGGAGAAACATCGGATTGGGAAAGTAAGCTAAAACCTATTTTGAAGAAATATAAAGGAAAAAAGCATCCTTTAGAATATCAAAATACGTATCAATTGCTGGTAATGGTAGTTTTATCAGCACAAGATTCCGACGCAAATATTAATAAAATTGCACCATCTTTATTTGAAAAATACCCAACTTTAAATAGTTTGTCCAAAACTGATCCTGAAACATTTATTCCCTACATAAGCAAAGTTCGAAATTATCCAACAAAAGCGCAATGGCTTCTTGAAATTGCAAAAACCATTAAAGATGATAAAGATATTCCTTTAAACATGAAAGAATTAACAGCTTTAAAAGGTATAGGAAGAAAATCTGCAAATGTAATTTTAAGAGAAACCCACAAGCCAGCTGAAGGAATAATTGCAGATTTACATGTTATTCGTGTAGCTCCCAGGATAGGTATAATAAAAGAAAGTAAAGATGGGAATAAGGTTGAAAAAGATCTTATGCAAGTATTACCAAAGAATATTTGGTCAGAAATAGGAATGGCAATCTCGTTCTTAGGACGAGAAACCTGCAGACCACAACCAAAATGCGAAGAATGTCTAATTGCAGACTATTGCCAATATTATCTAACACAAGTAATATAA